The following are encoded in a window of Mycobacterium decipiens genomic DNA:
- a CDS encoding sedoheptulose 7-phosphate cyclase, with translation MNRVSGLCRWTMTAVKELSYEIVETADIFNPSNPELGRQPGDRPNEATRLVLMDEAVERLFGSRIRAYFTANSISASYLVLPSGDENKIIENVLHVASRLNEIGTPRVGSPPIAIGGGTLQDMAGMASSLYRRGIPYVRVPTTLLGQIDGSVSAKTGVNHEGFRNRLGTFAPPPRTLIDRGLLATLPERQISSGLGEALKMALIKDARLFEILEAHGPQLVAERLQDPGQVGPGIPPGQEVMQRSIAGMAEELQKNLWEEDLQRIVDYGHTFSPIVEMRALPELLHGEAVAMGCVFCAILATNRGFLTNVELGRIVATTVGMGLAPSHPLFCDAELLIEGFADTVRHRGGQQHLALLSGIGRTVFINDLTDAEIADAAAEMRLLLEMPNPAGSAARSPAVPRSI, from the coding sequence GTGAACCGTGTAAGCGGCCTATGCCGATGGACCATGACGGCCGTCAAAGAGCTCAGTTACGAGATCGTTGAGACCGCCGATATCTTCAATCCGAGCAACCCCGAGTTGGGGCGACAGCCCGGTGATCGTCCGAACGAGGCCACCCGCCTGGTGCTGATGGATGAGGCCGTGGAACGGCTTTTCGGTAGCCGCATCCGGGCATATTTCACCGCCAACTCCATCTCGGCCTCATATCTGGTACTGCCCAGCGGGGACGAAAACAAGATCATCGAGAACGTCCTTCACGTGGCGAGCAGGCTCAATGAGATCGGCACGCCTCGGGTCGGCAGCCCCCCGATCGCGATCGGCGGTGGGACCCTGCAGGACATGGCCGGAATGGCGTCCAGCCTGTATCGACGCGGCATCCCCTACGTGCGGGTGCCCACGACCCTGCTGGGCCAGATCGACGGCAGTGTGTCGGCGAAAACGGGTGTGAACCACGAGGGGTTCCGCAACCGCCTGGGCACATTCGCACCTCCGCCGCGCACCCTGATCGACCGGGGCTTGCTCGCTACCCTGCCCGAGCGGCAGATCAGCAGTGGATTGGGCGAGGCACTCAAGATGGCGTTGATCAAGGACGCTCGCCTGTTCGAGATCCTGGAGGCCCATGGCCCTCAACTCGTCGCCGAGCGCCTGCAGGACCCCGGGCAAGTCGGTCCGGGTATCCCGCCCGGGCAGGAGGTCATGCAGCGATCGATCGCCGGAATGGCCGAGGAGCTGCAGAAGAACCTGTGGGAAGAGGACCTGCAGCGGATTGTGGACTATGGCCACACCTTCTCGCCCATCGTCGAGATGCGGGCACTGCCGGAGCTGCTGCACGGTGAGGCCGTGGCGATGGGTTGCGTGTTCTGCGCCATCCTGGCCACCAACCGCGGGTTCCTAACCAACGTCGAGCTGGGCCGCATCGTGGCGACCACCGTCGGAATGGGCCTCGCTCCGTCGCATCCGCTGTTTTGTGACGCCGAGTTGCTTATCGAGGGTTTCGCCGATACGGTCCGCCACCGTGGCGGGCAGCAGCATCTGGCGCTGCTGAGCGGGATCGGCCGGACCGTCTTCATCAACGACCTGACCGATGCCGAGATCGCCGACGCGGCGGCCGAAATGCGGCTCCTCCTGGAGATGCCCAACCCCGCCGGCTCGGCGGCACGATCACCAGCCGTGCCCCGCTCCATCTAA
- a CDS encoding VOC family protein — protein MAGPQIHHVALLVANLEEAIERWTAATGYTFSPVGRYCTDRYVDSSDPKPHHHDARIAFSKEGPPHIELMEFTGNGTHSVAQGEGFHHLGFMDYPNVEGRITELAELGFGHDGMALQDDDRILLFFTDKADLNGMRLEYVAELPQPIIKDDGSEPYLDNRGFPGLWPPENA, from the coding sequence ATGGCTGGCCCGCAGATTCACCACGTCGCTTTGCTAGTCGCCAATCTGGAGGAGGCGATCGAACGCTGGACGGCGGCAACGGGGTACACCTTCAGCCCGGTGGGTCGCTACTGTACGGACCGGTACGTCGACAGCAGTGACCCGAAGCCGCATCACCACGACGCCCGCATTGCCTTCTCCAAGGAGGGTCCTCCCCACATCGAGCTGATGGAATTCACCGGGAACGGAACCCACTCGGTGGCCCAGGGAGAGGGTTTTCACCACCTCGGTTTCATGGATTACCCAAACGTCGAGGGCCGGATCACCGAGCTTGCCGAGCTGGGCTTCGGCCACGACGGAATGGCGTTGCAGGACGACGATCGAATCCTGTTGTTCTTCACCGACAAGGCCGACCTGAACGGTATGCGCCTGGAGTATGTCGCGGAGTTGCCGCAGCCGATCATCAAGGACGACGGCAGCGAGCCCTACCTCGACAACCGCGGCTTTCCGGGCCTGTGGCCACCGGAGAACGCCTGA
- a CDS encoding zinc-dependent alcohol dehydrogenase, with protein sequence MTMTSANVWVGKNRFETIEVPLPSPPDEGLILEVTANGICGSDRHFVSTDPTVPIVLGHEIVGTIAAFGTGHSQHDASGEPLREGDTVALFPWVPCLKCWGCRRFGPGATTCSNAFVYGVPPEAIGLEPLSKNSGTHQPSLTGGFGKHVVVQPGTYLWRVPDHVPAGVASLLDPLAVAVRGVNIAKTPANVPEEVLTFDATAVILGAGAVGLLTGLVLRHLGIGTIIVSGSRTSRLDAARDIGMDVVIDTAELDVAARREAVMAQTHGLGADIVIDATNSPAALGEALGMVRRLGTVVEVGNIVPGDTGIKIDPAVDICQRNVRLFGMSFNPPRSYSEAMAMLRAHPNIGFERLITHSHSFDHLDLAFQDLAGDAVKVTLTA encoded by the coding sequence ATGACGATGACGAGTGCGAACGTATGGGTGGGGAAAAACCGCTTCGAAACGATCGAGGTACCGCTGCCGTCGCCGCCCGACGAGGGCCTAATCCTCGAAGTCACAGCGAACGGGATATGCGGTTCCGACCGGCATTTCGTCTCCACCGACCCAACGGTGCCAATCGTTCTCGGACATGAGATCGTCGGTACCATAGCCGCTTTCGGGACCGGCCACTCGCAACACGATGCCTCTGGCGAACCGCTGCGCGAGGGCGACACCGTGGCCCTGTTTCCCTGGGTGCCGTGTCTAAAGTGCTGGGGCTGCCGACGCTTCGGTCCCGGCGCCACCACCTGCAGCAATGCCTTCGTGTACGGCGTTCCCCCGGAGGCCATCGGGTTGGAGCCGCTGTCGAAGAACTCAGGCACCCACCAGCCCAGCCTGACCGGCGGATTCGGCAAGCACGTTGTCGTTCAACCCGGAACCTATCTCTGGCGGGTGCCCGACCATGTGCCGGCGGGTGTGGCATCGCTACTGGACCCGCTGGCCGTCGCGGTCCGCGGGGTCAACATCGCAAAGACGCCCGCCAATGTGCCGGAAGAGGTACTGACCTTTGATGCCACCGCGGTCATTCTCGGTGCGGGCGCGGTCGGATTGCTCACCGGTTTGGTGCTGCGCCACCTCGGCATCGGCACGATCATCGTGTCCGGGTCGCGGACCAGCAGGCTGGACGCCGCCCGCGACATCGGTATGGACGTGGTGATCGATACAGCGGAACTCGACGTGGCCGCGCGTCGTGAGGCAGTCATGGCGCAGACACACGGCCTCGGCGCTGACATCGTGATCGACGCGACCAACAGCCCCGCGGCGCTCGGTGAGGCCTTGGGTATGGTTCGCCGACTCGGCACCGTCGTCGAAGTCGGGAACATTGTCCCCGGCGACACCGGTATCAAGATCGATCCTGCGGTGGACATCTGCCAACGCAACGTTCGGCTGTTCGGTATGAGCTTCAACCCACCCCGCTCCTACAGCGAGGCCATGGCGATGCTGCGCGCGCATCCGAATATCGGGTTCGAGCGATTGATCACCCATTCGCACTCCTTCGACCACCTCGACTTGGCGTTCCAGGATCTGGCCGGCGACGCGGTCAAGGTCACGCTCACCGCGTAG
- a CDS encoding sugar porter family MFS transporter: protein MAIVAAELPARPRPLRWRLFLVGGSAGTLFGYSIVVSNDAIEPIRQQYSLSGWAVGTVVSSLIAGALIGCLIAGRFVDRHGHRLVLGVAGVVAATGSIVSALAPGAPTITIGRLILGAAVGVTTAVAPTYIGEIAHVRNRGAMMAGYQFSIALGFLLSLTVGAILSFGDHQWRIMLAANAIPALVQAATMARVPSSPYSLVARGFVDQARESLMATRHPDEVAAELESIVSAHQRHDQTDIGTQATSLLRPIMIAMGAALMDTLVGICVIVPYSTAVFAMAGVGGRAGAEVASWSIGVVDVISTVVAMGLLTRYGRRPLLTVGLIGIIVALLATSVGLVESASTYAAIITIVAMLTFMACHAFSVGPIGWLLVAEVLPARIRSRGSGAAIGVNWLANLLVALLFPILVGSPGVPYRAAIGFLAFAVISAGFLIFVRVCVPETRGLSLAEVEAKFAARTAKPERHGQPAS from the coding sequence GTGGCAATAGTCGCAGCCGAACTCCCCGCCCGGCCCCGCCCGCTGAGGTGGCGGCTCTTCTTGGTCGGCGGATCCGCGGGAACCCTCTTCGGCTACTCCATCGTGGTCAGCAACGACGCCATCGAACCGATTCGGCAGCAATATTCACTGTCCGGCTGGGCGGTTGGAACGGTAGTCAGCAGCCTGATCGCCGGCGCGTTGATCGGTTGTTTGATCGCCGGACGCTTCGTCGATCGCCACGGTCATCGACTGGTGCTCGGTGTCGCCGGCGTCGTCGCCGCGACCGGATCCATTGTTTCGGCCCTGGCGCCCGGTGCGCCGACGATCACGATCGGCCGGCTGATTCTGGGTGCCGCGGTAGGCGTAACAACCGCTGTCGCGCCTACCTACATCGGCGAGATAGCCCACGTCCGGAATCGTGGGGCGATGATGGCCGGTTACCAATTCTCGATCGCGCTCGGGTTCCTTCTGTCTCTGACGGTCGGGGCGATCCTCAGCTTTGGCGACCACCAGTGGCGAATTATGCTCGCTGCCAATGCGATTCCGGCTCTCGTTCAGGCCGCAACGATGGCCAGAGTTCCGTCGAGCCCATACTCGCTGGTCGCACGCGGGTTCGTCGATCAAGCCCGCGAGTCGTTGATGGCAACTCGGCATCCCGACGAAGTCGCGGCCGAACTCGAAAGCATCGTCTCGGCTCATCAACGCCACGACCAGACAGACATCGGCACCCAAGCAACCTCCCTGCTGCGGCCCATCATGATCGCGATGGGAGCCGCGTTGATGGATACGCTCGTGGGGATCTGCGTCATCGTTCCCTACTCCACCGCGGTGTTCGCCATGGCCGGCGTTGGCGGCCGCGCCGGCGCGGAGGTTGCCTCGTGGTCGATCGGCGTCGTTGATGTGATTTCGACCGTCGTAGCGATGGGGTTGCTCACCCGGTACGGGCGCCGGCCATTGCTTACGGTCGGCTTGATCGGCATCATCGTCGCGCTCTTGGCGACCAGTGTCGGCCTGGTGGAGTCGGCATCCACCTACGCCGCCATAATCACGATCGTTGCCATGCTCACCTTTATGGCATGTCACGCGTTTTCGGTCGGGCCGATCGGGTGGCTACTGGTCGCCGAGGTCCTTCCCGCACGCATCAGGTCCCGCGGCAGTGGTGCGGCTATCGGCGTCAATTGGCTGGCGAACCTGCTGGTGGCACTTCTCTTTCCGATACTGGTGGGCAGTCCCGGCGTGCCCTACCGTGCCGCCATCGGGTTCCTGGCGTTCGCCGTGATCAGCGCCGGATTCTTGATCTTCGTTCGGGTCTGTGTCCCCGAAACCAGGGGGCTGTCCCTAGCCGAGGTGGAAGCGAAGTTCGCCGCTCGCACTGCCAAACCGGAGCGTCATGGCCAACCTGCAAGCTGA
- a CDS encoding FAD-binding protein — MANLQAENGPPRAAEVRNWAGNVAFNPKRLHRPVSIRELQGIVSDASHARALGSGHSFNQIAVTAGDLISVDRLPPVLDIDRSRMSVEVSAGVRYGQLATHLHQNGLALHNLGSLPHISVAGACATGTHGSGNSNTSLADAVTSVTLVNADGELITLSHGDPDFDGAAVSLGSLGIVTSLRLNLLPSFDVEQYVYDGLGWASLLAHFDSIMASAYSVSVFSHFDETNRIWLKHRCGDPRGDLAHLAVHPALTNQHPLAGLPATNCTEQLGVAGPWYERLPHFRTDFRPATGDELQSEYLLPKAHAVAALEALHRIRARLAPALLISEIRTVAADECWLSPSHHRDSVAIHFAWRPDMSMVMPVVADVEAALAPFDPRPHWGKLFTIDADRLRDSYQRWSDFECLMRALDPGGKFRNDLIDSCFPR, encoded by the coding sequence ATGGCCAACCTGCAAGCTGAGAACGGCCCGCCAAGGGCGGCGGAGGTGAGAAACTGGGCGGGCAATGTTGCCTTCAACCCCAAGCGCCTGCACCGGCCGGTGTCCATCCGTGAACTCCAAGGCATTGTCTCGGACGCATCGCATGCCCGGGCGCTCGGCAGCGGCCACTCTTTCAATCAGATCGCAGTCACCGCAGGCGATCTCATTTCGGTCGACCGGCTTCCACCCGTGCTGGACATCGATCGCAGTCGGATGAGTGTCGAGGTCAGCGCCGGCGTCCGGTACGGGCAATTGGCAACGCACTTGCATCAAAACGGTCTGGCCCTGCACAATCTCGGCTCGCTGCCGCACATCTCCGTGGCCGGAGCGTGCGCCACCGGCACGCATGGTTCAGGAAACTCCAACACATCGCTCGCCGACGCCGTCACATCCGTCACGCTGGTCAATGCCGACGGCGAACTCATCACGTTGTCCCACGGCGATCCCGACTTCGATGGTGCCGCAGTTTCCCTGGGCTCGCTTGGCATCGTCACCAGCCTGCGCCTCAACCTGCTCCCCTCGTTCGACGTCGAACAATACGTCTACGACGGACTCGGCTGGGCCTCGCTGTTGGCCCACTTCGACAGCATTATGGCGAGTGCCTACAGCGTCAGCGTCTTCTCCCATTTCGACGAGACAAACAGGATCTGGCTTAAGCATCGCTGCGGCGATCCTCGCGGCGATCTGGCGCACCTCGCAGTGCATCCAGCCCTTACGAACCAACACCCGTTGGCCGGGTTGCCCGCCACGAACTGCACCGAGCAGTTGGGTGTCGCCGGGCCCTGGTATGAACGGCTTCCGCACTTCCGCACCGACTTTCGGCCCGCTACCGGCGACGAACTGCAGTCCGAGTATCTGCTGCCCAAGGCGCACGCGGTCGCGGCCCTGGAAGCCTTGCACCGGATCCGTGCCCGGTTGGCGCCCGCGTTGCTGATCTCTGAGATCCGCACCGTTGCCGCCGACGAGTGTTGGCTTAGCCCAAGCCATCACCGCGACAGTGTGGCCATCCATTTCGCGTGGCGCCCCGACATGTCCATGGTGATGCCCGTCGTCGCCGACGTCGAGGCGGCGCTCGCGCCATTTGACCCGCGTCCGCATTGGGGCAAGCTGTTCACCATTGACGCCGACCGGCTCCGCGACAGCTACCAGCGATGGAGCGACTTCGAGTGTCTCATGCGCGCCCTCGATCCGGGCGGAAAGTTCCGCAATGACCTCATTGACAGTTGCTTTCCACGTTGA
- a CDS encoding SDR family NAD(P)-dependent oxidoreductase, whose product MPANPRHVLITGSTSGIGEAAAIAFARGGDTVYVNGRDADRTEAAAERIRAAVGDAGGDIVAVAADIATEDGAEQIFAAISNLDVLVNNAGIYTESAPFEISDDEWRRHFEVNVLSGVRLTRHYAPRMAERAWGRVIFISSECAVTTPPEMIHYGMTKSAQLAVSRGFAIGVAGTGVTVNCVLPGPTRTPGAEEFLAKMYGGIPFEEAEKQYFAEIRPTSLIRRFCLPSEVANLIHYVASEGASATTGAALRVDGGVIATIIP is encoded by the coding sequence ATGCCAGCAAATCCACGCCACGTTCTCATCACCGGATCCACATCCGGTATAGGTGAAGCCGCCGCCATCGCTTTCGCCCGCGGTGGAGACACCGTTTACGTCAACGGGCGCGACGCGGACCGTACTGAAGCGGCCGCCGAACGCATCCGCGCCGCCGTCGGCGACGCTGGCGGCGACATCGTCGCGGTAGCTGCCGACATTGCCACCGAGGACGGTGCCGAACAGATCTTCGCGGCCATCAGCAACCTGGACGTCTTGGTCAACAACGCCGGCATATACACCGAATCTGCGCCATTCGAGATTTCCGATGACGAATGGCGTCGACACTTCGAAGTGAATGTGCTCAGCGGTGTCCGACTCACCCGGCACTACGCCCCCCGCATGGCCGAACGCGCCTGGGGCCGGGTCATCTTCATCAGCAGCGAGTGCGCGGTCACCACGCCTCCCGAGATGATCCACTACGGGATGACCAAATCCGCGCAGCTGGCCGTTTCACGGGGATTCGCGATCGGTGTCGCCGGTACCGGTGTGACCGTGAACTGTGTGTTGCCCGGGCCAACCCGTACTCCCGGCGCAGAGGAGTTCTTGGCCAAAATGTACGGCGGCATCCCGTTCGAGGAGGCTGAGAAGCAGTACTTCGCCGAGATTCGCCCGACATCGCTGATCCGGCGATTCTGCCTGCCGAGCGAAGTCGCGAACCTTATTCACTACGTGGCGTCGGAAGGAGCTTCGGCGACCACCGGGGCGGCATTGCGGGTCGATGGCGGGGTTATCGCGACCATTATCCCGTGA
- a CDS encoding GMC oxidoreductase, translating to MTSETSSYRTDVLIVGSGPIGATFARKLVDGGLSVIMLDAGTQLSARPGQNLKNAYIYQHNPDLFEPVIRSHLHLFSIPPSARPDLAVDPLAFPELGTNRSRARNAENPDQDPYRNIPAAAACYAVGGMATHWTCVCPRHHPTMERYNGITAGDWERYYTQAEQLLSVQQGVFDHSVRQRLLIDALRQEFSELPADYEVQDLPLAVNQIPNNPGMVQWTGVDTILGDLADSGGAAEQFRILPQHLCTRLVQDADGTRIAYAEARDLIGMRAVRIYADRYVVACGAVLTPQLLWASQIRPDALGRYLTEHPTVFCQVILLRDLVDQIDGDERFAAALGSHRQLYPDDTLPIPARDPAPNIWIPVTEGRPWHAQINRDAFHYADRVPHIDTRLIMDLRWFGMVDPRPDNRVWFSDRHSDVHGMPQPTFDFSFSPADAARLHAMMAEMLRAALAIGGFLGGSEPSFPTPGLPLHISGTVRMGQDPATSVVDTNSRVWGFENLYLGGNGLLPTATASNPTLTSVAIALKAADHLLEKPHATS from the coding sequence ATGACCTCGGAAACGTCGTCGTACCGGACCGACGTCTTGATTGTCGGCTCCGGCCCCATCGGTGCCACGTTCGCGCGCAAGCTGGTCGACGGCGGATTGAGTGTCATCATGCTTGATGCGGGTACCCAGCTCTCGGCGCGTCCCGGTCAGAACTTGAAAAACGCCTATATCTACCAGCACAACCCCGATCTGTTCGAACCGGTCATTCGCAGTCATCTGCATCTGTTCTCTATCCCGCCGAGCGCGCGGCCAGATCTCGCGGTCGACCCGTTGGCGTTTCCCGAGTTGGGAACCAACCGCAGCCGCGCCCGCAATGCCGAGAATCCCGACCAGGATCCCTACCGCAACATCCCGGCCGCCGCCGCATGCTACGCCGTCGGCGGTATGGCGACCCACTGGACGTGCGTATGTCCAAGACACCATCCAACAATGGAGCGCTACAACGGGATTACGGCAGGCGATTGGGAGCGCTACTATACCCAAGCCGAACAACTGCTGTCGGTCCAGCAGGGCGTGTTCGACCACTCGGTGCGGCAGCGGCTACTGATTGACGCACTCCGACAGGAATTCTCGGAGCTTCCAGCCGACTACGAGGTGCAGGATCTTCCGCTCGCGGTCAACCAAATCCCCAACAATCCCGGGATGGTGCAATGGACCGGGGTTGACACGATCCTCGGTGATTTGGCGGACTCCGGCGGCGCTGCGGAGCAGTTCAGGATTCTGCCGCAACACCTGTGCACCCGATTGGTTCAAGACGCTGACGGCACACGGATCGCCTACGCCGAAGCACGCGACCTTATCGGTATGCGGGCGGTACGCATCTACGCCGACCGCTATGTCGTCGCGTGTGGAGCCGTGTTGACCCCACAACTGCTGTGGGCATCACAGATCAGGCCGGATGCGTTGGGCCGGTATCTCACCGAGCATCCCACGGTGTTCTGCCAGGTGATCCTGCTTCGTGATCTCGTCGATCAGATCGATGGTGACGAACGATTCGCCGCGGCGTTGGGATCACACCGGCAGCTCTACCCCGACGACACACTTCCCATTCCCGCGCGGGATCCGGCGCCAAACATCTGGATACCCGTCACCGAGGGCCGTCCCTGGCACGCCCAGATCAATCGCGACGCATTTCACTACGCCGACCGGGTACCTCACATCGACACCCGACTCATCATGGACCTACGGTGGTTCGGAATGGTCGATCCCCGTCCGGACAACCGGGTGTGGTTCTCGGATCGGCATTCCGACGTGCATGGTATGCCGCAACCAACGTTCGATTTCAGCTTCAGCCCGGCCGACGCGGCGCGATTGCACGCGATGATGGCCGAGATGCTGCGAGCCGCGCTGGCCATCGGTGGGTTCTTAGGCGGCTCTGAACCGAGTTTTCCGACACCCGGTCTGCCGCTGCACATCTCCGGCACGGTCCGGATGGGGCAGGATCCAGCCACCAGCGTTGTCGACACGAACTCGCGGGTTTGGGGATTCGAGAATCTCTATCTTGGCGGCAACGGTCTGCTGCCGACCGCGACCGCGTCCAACCCGACGTTGACGAGTGTGGCGATCGCCCTGAAAGCAGCGGATCATCTGCTCGAAAAGCCACACGCCACAAGCTGA
- a CDS encoding sugar phosphate isomerase/epimerase family protein, translating to MKLGVYTACLPDKTLVECLDVLGELGLDSIEVHAGGFLTAPHLPVDGLLASSRARHEYLAQLSDRDVTLTALNVNCNPLHPDPEVRGVYVRDLWQAIDLAGLLGVRNVVTMSGLPGAHPGCLAPTWMPQPWHSAATDVLRYQWDDVAVPFWRDVERRARAADVRVCIEMHPHNIVYNPATLMRLIERTDGEHIGAEMDPSHLFWQGIEPIEAIRYLGDRVFNAAAKDTRINEVNCRLNGILDDRYVTPAADDPSTIKLGGRYVLNQAPADPAWQFVAVGRGHDVDYWTSFLAALHGVNPSIAVNIEHEDDELDVLDGLRVAADTLKKASSGVGQ from the coding sequence ATGAAACTCGGTGTCTATACCGCGTGCCTACCTGACAAGACCTTGGTTGAGTGCCTGGATGTCCTCGGCGAGCTGGGTCTTGACAGCATTGAAGTGCATGCCGGTGGCTTTCTCACTGCTCCACACCTACCGGTCGATGGATTGCTGGCAAGTTCGCGGGCGCGGCACGAGTACCTTGCACAACTTTCGGACCGTGATGTCACGCTCACCGCGTTGAACGTGAATTGTAATCCGCTGCACCCCGATCCCGAAGTCCGCGGGGTGTATGTCCGTGATCTTTGGCAGGCTATCGACCTGGCGGGCTTGCTCGGCGTGCGGAACGTGGTAACCATGTCCGGCCTGCCGGGTGCGCATCCCGGGTGCCTGGCCCCGACCTGGATGCCCCAGCCTTGGCACAGTGCGGCTACGGACGTGCTCCGGTATCAGTGGGACGACGTTGCTGTTCCTTTCTGGAGGGATGTCGAACGGCGCGCTCGCGCCGCGGATGTGCGAGTCTGCATCGAAATGCACCCACACAATATTGTGTATAACCCGGCCACGCTAATGCGACTAATCGAGCGCACCGACGGCGAACACATCGGCGCAGAAATGGATCCAAGCCATCTATTCTGGCAGGGAATTGAACCGATTGAAGCCATTAGATATCTCGGCGACAGAGTATTCAATGCCGCGGCTAAAGACACACGCATCAACGAAGTCAATTGTCGGTTGAACGGAATACTCGACGACCGGTATGTCACTCCAGCCGCGGACGATCCGTCGACCATAAAGCTGGGTGGACGATATGTCCTCAATCAGGCTCCGGCGGATCCCGCCTGGCAGTTCGTGGCCGTTGGCCGAGGTCATGATGTTGACTATTGGACGTCTTTCCTCGCCGCGCTACACGGAGTCAATCCCTCGATTGCGGTGAACATCGAACACGAGGACGACGAGCTCGATGTGTTGGACGGATTGCGAGTTGCGGCCGACACGCTGAAGAAGGCTTCCTCCGGCGTGGGGCAGTAG
- a CDS encoding thiamine pyrophosphate-dependent dehydrogenase E1 component subunit alpha, with the protein MPCTSDGSTAVALGRLLYRRMCVLRLLDMALERLCAEGLIKGPLRAGFGQEAVSIGAAAALGEGDITITTHRPHAQHVAIGGRLGPMVAAMTGSTAADIWGGDNQVLDAFPRGGLSAGPCVVKQSPSYAIGHAYRQWLADTGGITLCVTEDCDVNSAAFNEAANMAAVWQLPVVILVENIRCALSVRSDRHLREPQAYRRAAAYGMPGVSVDGNDVKAVRDCVTSAVLRARAGGGPTLVQAITYRTIDFSGSDRGGYRDLAGSEQFLDPLMFARRRLIAAGATRDRVAEEERAACQLVADAVAFAKAGSRRDSGARSQPPACV; encoded by the coding sequence CTGCCCTGCACAAGTGACGGGTCGACTGCGGTTGCGCTCGGTCGGCTGCTGTATCGCCGGATGTGTGTGTTGCGGTTGCTTGATATGGCGTTGGAGCGGTTGTGCGCCGAAGGTCTGATCAAGGGGCCGCTGCGGGCCGGCTTTGGCCAGGAAGCGGTGAGTATCGGGGCTGCGGCGGCGCTGGGCGAAGGTGACATCACGATCACCACCCATCGTCCACATGCCCAACACGTCGCTATTGGCGGTCGCCTTGGCCCGATGGTCGCGGCGATGACAGGCTCAACCGCGGCCGACATCTGGGGCGGCGACAACCAGGTGCTCGATGCCTTTCCTCGGGGCGGACTGTCGGCAGGCCCCTGCGTAGTCAAGCAATCGCCGTCGTATGCGATCGGACACGCCTACCGGCAGTGGCTGGCCGACACCGGCGGGATCACCCTCTGTGTCACCGAAGACTGCGATGTGAACTCGGCCGCCTTCAACGAGGCCGCGAACATGGCTGCGGTGTGGCAACTTCCGGTGGTGATTCTGGTCGAGAACATTCGATGTGCGCTGAGTGTGCGCTCGGACAGGCATCTGCGGGAGCCGCAGGCCTATCGCAGGGCAGCAGCCTACGGCATGCCGGGGGTATCGGTCGACGGCAACGACGTCAAAGCGGTCCGCGACTGTGTGACCAGCGCGGTGCTGCGGGCTCGGGCTGGCGGCGGCCCCACGCTGGTCCAAGCGATCACCTACCGCACGATCGATTTCTCCGGATCTGATCGTGGCGGCTATCGCGACCTGGCCGGCTCCGAGCAGTTTCTGGACCCGTTGATGTTCGCGCGAAGGCGGCTGATAGCCGCCGGCGCGACCCGCGATCGGGTCGCCGAGGAGGAGCGCGCGGCATGCCAACTGGTGGCCGATGCGGTGGCGTTCGCCAAGGCAGGTTCGCGGCGCGACAGCGGTGCCCGCAGCCAACCGCCAGCGTGCGTGTGA